A region from the Vicia villosa cultivar HV-30 ecotype Madison, WI linkage group LG3, Vvil1.0, whole genome shotgun sequence genome encodes:
- the LOC131661621 gene encoding transcriptional adapter ADA2 isoform X1 — protein sequence MGRCRTAARSGDDDPNQRFHQLLQFSSKRKKAALNAENVETSSAGIGITDGKVSLYHCNYCNKDISGKIRIKCVVCQDFDLCIECFSVGAELTPHKSNHPYRVMDNLSFPLICPDWSADEEMLLLEAIDMYGFGNWNEVADNVGTKSKSQCIDHYNAEYLNSPCFPLPDLSHVMGKNKEELLAMATGYQVKKEFSPNAELTLKEEPLFSNGINSEESTKAATTNQTTSRLTSASGKALSSSIKKAASNKSQNNDGVKVEVKVEEPQAGRSIGEKKPKLSGEYRPSMKALSGYNSKRGEFDVEYDNDAEQVLAEMEFKDTDTEAERETKLQVLRIYSKRLDERKRRKNFILDRNLLCPDPFEKSLSPEELKICQKYKVFMRFHSKEEHEELLKTIIEEHRLVKRIQDLQEARISGCVTAADAYQFIEQKSTKEAEQGGQIGTSGKTLQRPNFPKVELGSSPRDSKDTPTAVQTITRTLEEWDISDFEGAELLSESEIKLCNEVRLLPPHFLRIKQTMQLGISKGSITKKSDAYPLFKFSSSKIDRIYDMLMEKGAGQA from the exons ATGGGTAGGTGCCGAACAGCAGCGCGCTCTGGAGACGACGACCCTAACCAGAGGTTTCATCAACTTTTACAATTCTC ATCCAAGAGAAAAAAGGCTGCTTTAAATGCTGAGAATGTAGAAACTTCATCAGCAG GCATAGGAATAACTGATGGCAAGGTATCATTATATCACTGTAATTACTGCAACAAAGATATTTCAGGGAAGATTCGCATCAAATGTGTTGTGTGTCAAGATTTTGATCTCTGCATAGAGTGCTTCTCTGTTGGTGCTGAATTGACACCTCATAAAAGCAATCATCCATATCGGGTTATG GATAATCTATCTTTTCCACTTATATGTCCAGATTGGAGTGCGGATGAAGAGATGTTACTTCTTGAG GCCATTGACATGTATGGATTTGGGAATTGGAATGAAGTTGCAGACAATGTTGGAACGAAAAGCAAATCGCAGTGTATTGATCACTATAATGCTGAATATCTGAATTCACCATGTTTTCCTCTACCT GATTTGTCTCATGTTATGGGAAAGAACAAAGAGGAACTCCTTGCCATGGCTACAGGATATCAAGTCAAGAAAG AGTTTTCTCCAAATGCAGAGCTGACTTTGAAAGAAGAACCTCTCTTTTCTAATGGAATAAA CTCTGAAGAATCTACGAAGGCAGCAACCACTAATCAAACGACGTCTAGGCTAACCTCAG CAAGTGGTAAAGCACTTTCAAGTTCAATCAAGAAGGCGGCTTCCAATAAGAGTCAGAATAATGATGGAGTTAAGGTGGAAGTTAAAGTGGAAG AACCTCAAGCAGGTCGGAGCATTGGTGAAAAGAAGCCTAAATTATCTGGGGAATATAGGCCTTCTATGAAAGCGTTGAGCGGATACAATTCTAAGAGAGGTGAATTTGATGTTGAATACGACAATGACGCTGAGCAAGTTTTAGCAGAAATGGAGTTTAAAGACACTGATACTGAAGCTGAACGTGAAACAAAACTGCAAGTGCTGCGTATCTACTCAAAAAG GTTAGACGAACGCAAGCGCAGAAAAAATTTTATACTTGACAGGAATTTACTTTGTCCTGATCCTTTTGAGAAATCGCTTTCACCCGAAGAGCTTAAAATATGTCAAAAGTACAAGGTCTTCATGCGGTTTCACTCAAAAGAAGAACACGAGGAGTTGCTAAAAACTATTATTGAAGAACACCGGCTTGTCAAAAGAATACAAGACTTGCAG GAAGCTCGAATTTCTGGCTGTGTAACTGCTGCTGATGCTTATCAATTTATTGAACAAAAGAGTACAAAAGAAGCTGAACAAGGTGGTCAGATTGGAACAAGTGGAAAGACTTTACAGAGGCCAAATTTTCCCAAAGTAGAGCTCGGCAGTAGCCCACGCGATTCCAAGGATACACCGACGGCCGTACAAACCATCACAAGGACCCTTGAAGAATGGGATATCAGTGATTTTGAAGGGGCTGAATTACTATCTGAATCT GAGATAAAGCTTTGTAATGAGGTCAGATTGCTACCGCCGCACTTCCTCCGCATAAAGCAGACCATGCAATTAGGAATTTCAAAGGGCAGTATAACCAAGAAATCTGATGCATATCCACTGTTCAAGTTCTCTTCAAGCAAGATTGATAGGATTTATGATATGCTTATGGAAAAAGGAGCTGGCCAAGCATAA
- the LOC131661621 gene encoding transcriptional adapter ADA2 isoform X2 produces the protein MGRCRTAARSGDDDPNQRSKRKKAALNAENVETSSAGIGITDGKVSLYHCNYCNKDISGKIRIKCVVCQDFDLCIECFSVGAELTPHKSNHPYRVMDNLSFPLICPDWSADEEMLLLEAIDMYGFGNWNEVADNVGTKSKSQCIDHYNAEYLNSPCFPLPDLSHVMGKNKEELLAMATGYQVKKEFSPNAELTLKEEPLFSNGINSEESTKAATTNQTTSRLTSASGKALSSSIKKAASNKSQNNDGVKVEVKVEEPQAGRSIGEKKPKLSGEYRPSMKALSGYNSKRGEFDVEYDNDAEQVLAEMEFKDTDTEAERETKLQVLRIYSKRLDERKRRKNFILDRNLLCPDPFEKSLSPEELKICQKYKVFMRFHSKEEHEELLKTIIEEHRLVKRIQDLQEARISGCVTAADAYQFIEQKSTKEAEQGGQIGTSGKTLQRPNFPKVELGSSPRDSKDTPTAVQTITRTLEEWDISDFEGAELLSESEIKLCNEVRLLPPHFLRIKQTMQLGISKGSITKKSDAYPLFKFSSSKIDRIYDMLMEKGAGQA, from the exons ATGGGTAGGTGCCGAACAGCAGCGCGCTCTGGAGACGACGACCCTAACCAGAG ATCCAAGAGAAAAAAGGCTGCTTTAAATGCTGAGAATGTAGAAACTTCATCAGCAG GCATAGGAATAACTGATGGCAAGGTATCATTATATCACTGTAATTACTGCAACAAAGATATTTCAGGGAAGATTCGCATCAAATGTGTTGTGTGTCAAGATTTTGATCTCTGCATAGAGTGCTTCTCTGTTGGTGCTGAATTGACACCTCATAAAAGCAATCATCCATATCGGGTTATG GATAATCTATCTTTTCCACTTATATGTCCAGATTGGAGTGCGGATGAAGAGATGTTACTTCTTGAG GCCATTGACATGTATGGATTTGGGAATTGGAATGAAGTTGCAGACAATGTTGGAACGAAAAGCAAATCGCAGTGTATTGATCACTATAATGCTGAATATCTGAATTCACCATGTTTTCCTCTACCT GATTTGTCTCATGTTATGGGAAAGAACAAAGAGGAACTCCTTGCCATGGCTACAGGATATCAAGTCAAGAAAG AGTTTTCTCCAAATGCAGAGCTGACTTTGAAAGAAGAACCTCTCTTTTCTAATGGAATAAA CTCTGAAGAATCTACGAAGGCAGCAACCACTAATCAAACGACGTCTAGGCTAACCTCAG CAAGTGGTAAAGCACTTTCAAGTTCAATCAAGAAGGCGGCTTCCAATAAGAGTCAGAATAATGATGGAGTTAAGGTGGAAGTTAAAGTGGAAG AACCTCAAGCAGGTCGGAGCATTGGTGAAAAGAAGCCTAAATTATCTGGGGAATATAGGCCTTCTATGAAAGCGTTGAGCGGATACAATTCTAAGAGAGGTGAATTTGATGTTGAATACGACAATGACGCTGAGCAAGTTTTAGCAGAAATGGAGTTTAAAGACACTGATACTGAAGCTGAACGTGAAACAAAACTGCAAGTGCTGCGTATCTACTCAAAAAG GTTAGACGAACGCAAGCGCAGAAAAAATTTTATACTTGACAGGAATTTACTTTGTCCTGATCCTTTTGAGAAATCGCTTTCACCCGAAGAGCTTAAAATATGTCAAAAGTACAAGGTCTTCATGCGGTTTCACTCAAAAGAAGAACACGAGGAGTTGCTAAAAACTATTATTGAAGAACACCGGCTTGTCAAAAGAATACAAGACTTGCAG GAAGCTCGAATTTCTGGCTGTGTAACTGCTGCTGATGCTTATCAATTTATTGAACAAAAGAGTACAAAAGAAGCTGAACAAGGTGGTCAGATTGGAACAAGTGGAAAGACTTTACAGAGGCCAAATTTTCCCAAAGTAGAGCTCGGCAGTAGCCCACGCGATTCCAAGGATACACCGACGGCCGTACAAACCATCACAAGGACCCTTGAAGAATGGGATATCAGTGATTTTGAAGGGGCTGAATTACTATCTGAATCT GAGATAAAGCTTTGTAATGAGGTCAGATTGCTACCGCCGCACTTCCTCCGCATAAAGCAGACCATGCAATTAGGAATTTCAAAGGGCAGTATAACCAAGAAATCTGATGCATATCCACTGTTCAAGTTCTCTTCAAGCAAGATTGATAGGATTTATGATATGCTTATGGAAAAAGGAGCTGGCCAAGCATAA